In a single window of the Deinococcus aetherius genome:
- a CDS encoding S8 family serine peptidase, producing MQIKARTLSCLALVVTTLAITSCGTRAPVPTEGEAAATGGADQIATLRIESSVTRDALQGAMPGARMLSFNPAGGYAILSVTGQDGRAAGARLNSQSLRTLGVSSVQFEADVVLSAPSDPRADGLGLTGWAGGITGWAAGITGWAAGANILPETDWNRAVAYWNALGLPQAQQLVPERGQGVKVAVLDTGVDLNHPLLQGRVDAAAGWDFVDGDALPQEEHALLGDGKYGHGTAVTGIVLQVAPNAKVLPLRVLSPDGSAPMSRVVQALDRAVASGAKVVNLSLGSTTDSTALNTAIAGALAQGVLVVTSSGNSGTEGMVYPARKVNSATFPADSGLLAVGSVSPGLYKSDFTSYGVNMSLTAPGEEVLTTFPDNRLVRATGTSFAAPAVAGALALALSAGPSSPARLVTDLCATARANLDPIFKTKLGAGTLDVAAFVDTYR from the coding sequence ATGCAGATCAAAGCCCGAACCCTATCCTGTCTCGCGCTGGTGGTGACCACTCTGGCGATCACCTCGTGTGGCACGCGGGCGCCTGTTCCCACGGAGGGCGAAGCCGCAGCGACGGGCGGGGCTGACCAGATCGCCACCCTGCGGATCGAATCGTCGGTGACTCGCGACGCGCTCCAAGGCGCGATGCCGGGAGCACGGATGCTGAGCTTCAACCCGGCGGGCGGGTACGCCATCCTCTCGGTGACCGGGCAGGACGGCCGGGCGGCCGGAGCACGCCTGAACAGCCAGAGCCTGCGGACCCTGGGCGTCAGTTCGGTGCAGTTCGAGGCCGACGTGGTCCTCAGCGCGCCGAGCGACCCCCGGGCGGACGGGCTGGGGCTCACGGGCTGGGCGGGCGGGATCACCGGCTGGGCGGCGGGGATCACGGGCTGGGCGGCGGGCGCGAACATCCTGCCCGAAACCGACTGGAACCGCGCCGTCGCGTACTGGAACGCCCTCGGGCTGCCGCAGGCCCAGCAGCTCGTTCCCGAGCGGGGTCAGGGCGTGAAGGTCGCCGTGCTCGACACCGGCGTGGACCTGAACCACCCTCTGCTCCAGGGCCGAGTCGACGCCGCCGCCGGGTGGGACTTCGTGGACGGGGACGCGCTGCCACAGGAGGAACACGCCCTCCTCGGCGACGGCAAGTACGGGCACGGCACCGCCGTGACGGGCATCGTCTTGCAGGTCGCCCCGAACGCGAAGGTCCTGCCCCTGCGGGTGCTGAGCCCCGATGGCAGCGCCCCCATGTCGCGGGTGGTGCAGGCCCTCGACCGGGCCGTCGCCAGCGGCGCGAAGGTGGTCAACCTCTCGCTGGGCTCCACCACCGACTCCACCGCCCTGAACACGGCCATCGCCGGGGCCCTCGCCCAGGGGGTGCTCGTGGTGACCTCCAGCGGCAACAGCGGAACGGAGGGCATGGTCTACCCCGCCCGGAAGGTGAACAGCGCCACCTTTCCGGCAGACAGCGGGTTGCTGGCGGTGGGCAGCGTGAGCCCGGGGCTGTACAAGTCGGACTTCACGAGCTACGGCGTCAACATGAGCCTGACCGCTCCCGGCGAGGAGGTGCTCACCACCTTCCCCGACAACCGGCTGGTCCGCGCGACCGGGACCTCCTTCGCCGCTCCCGCCGTGGCGGGAGCGCTGGCCCTGGCGCTGTCGGCGGGCCCCTCCAGCCCCGCCCGTCTGGTCACCGACCTGTGCGCCACGGCCAGGGCCAACCTCGACCCGATCTTCAAGACGAAACTCGGCGCGGGCACGCTCGACGTTGCCGCGTTCGTGGACACCTACCGTTGA
- a CDS encoding MBL fold metallo-hydrolase → MTASAPALTPVVGTLHALQVPIPYPMKTVTVLIDAPRQGPVTLIDTALDTPEARQAIEDGLSAFGLHWPDVERVIVTHHHPDHYGLAGVVEERSGAAVQMLDVEIGRGERYWHLWEEWLPGHIKHMADHGLPPELLATLELDSRRGKARVHPASRVQPLREGQHISLAGQEWEVLWLPGHADGHLGLWNEQESVLIAGDAILPRISPNVGLYAYTRPDPLGDYLQTLGKLEALNPARAVVGHHGPVMEGVQARARQLRGHHHERLDFIREEAKNEPRDAYRLSLAMFPRDLNTAGRRFALAETLAHAEHLHLLGQLARTWQGGAWVYHG, encoded by the coding sequence ATGACCGCCTCCGCCCCTGCCCTGACCCCCGTGGTCGGCACCCTGCACGCCCTCCAGGTGCCCATCCCCTACCCCATGAAAACGGTGACGGTCCTGATCGACGCGCCCCGGCAGGGCCCCGTCACCCTGATCGACACGGCGCTCGACACGCCGGAGGCGCGGCAGGCCATCGAGGACGGTTTGAGCGCGTTCGGCCTGCACTGGCCGGACGTGGAGCGGGTGATCGTGACGCACCACCACCCCGACCACTACGGGCTGGCGGGCGTGGTGGAGGAGCGCAGCGGCGCGGCGGTGCAGATGCTCGACGTGGAGATCGGGCGCGGCGAGCGGTACTGGCACCTGTGGGAGGAGTGGCTGCCCGGCCACATCAAACACATGGCGGATCACGGCCTACCCCCCGAACTGCTGGCGACTCTCGAACTCGACAGCCGCCGGGGCAAGGCGCGCGTCCACCCGGCGAGCCGCGTCCAGCCGTTGCGCGAGGGCCAGCACATCTCCCTGGCAGGTCAGGAGTGGGAGGTGCTGTGGCTTCCCGGCCACGCGGACGGGCACCTGGGGCTGTGGAACGAGCAGGAGAGCGTGCTGATCGCCGGAGACGCCATCCTGCCGCGCATCAGCCCGAACGTGGGGCTCTACGCCTACACCCGGCCCGATCCGCTGGGCGACTACCTCCAGACGCTCGGCAAGCTGGAGGCGCTCAACCCCGCCCGGGCGGTCGTCGGGCACCACGGCCCGGTGATGGAGGGGGTGCAGGCCCGCGCCCGACAACTGCGGGGGCACCACCACGAGCGGCTCGACTTCATCCGCGAGGAGGCGAAGAACGAGCCCCGCGACGCCTACCGCCTGAGCCTCGCCATGTTCCCCCGCGACCTGAACACCGCCGGGCGCCGCTTCGCCCTCGCCGAGACGCTGGCGCACGCCGAGCACCTGCACCTGCTGGGGCAACTGGCGCGGACGTGGCAGGGCGGGGCGTGGGTGTACCACGGGTGA
- a CDS encoding winged helix-turn-helix domain-containing protein has product MSGRGRLGTPGALTAREQALFDLLSRHRGRLFSRAEIVERVWGVSFEGDDRIVDVYVKRIRRKLREDVIETVRGGGYRRPERPDGRQALPHFAHLSADARTLLDLGRRVLGASTPRAVLSEVQAVLARSLRVTAVAVLRAPSAGAGAGWEVQEACGDDRADWGALPVPEATGPVYLGVGGWARPRAAALLPLVGPGVGHWATLAALAEPGTVWDAGARAQLEAVAALVNSALRLCLETGERVRAQQELQALNAELERRVQRRTEALARAGAEHETLNELSRRLERARGVAGLLAVSLPVLARLAGTNACAAWLPGRGGAPACFRADGTPGTLPDPGHPADLPLHLEAGGEEVTLHPFDEAGRPPGPGEASPLLPTAVGSVTLTLSRLLYLEALEAAALTDEDTGLGNRQAFLADLTGEVAYSARHGTGFGLALVEIANIRSLNATVGYAGGNDMILRLAATLRETRRAEDRVYRLNGATFAVLLRFPPQAAPTPAQALEGWRERLRPVLAGLARHAPFPLELCTSQVSCPEDAHTTSDLLRLALDRLAPGLPGAPHEGRPRAPQG; this is encoded by the coding sequence GTGAGCGGGCGCGGCCGGCTGGGCACTCCCGGAGCCCTGACCGCCCGCGAGCAGGCCCTGTTCGACCTGCTGTCGCGCCACCGGGGGCGGCTCTTCAGCCGCGCGGAGATCGTGGAGCGGGTCTGGGGCGTGTCCTTCGAGGGAGACGACCGGATCGTGGACGTGTACGTGAAGCGCATCCGCCGCAAACTCCGGGAGGACGTGATCGAGACGGTGCGCGGCGGTGGGTATCGCCGCCCGGAGCGGCCCGACGGGCGGCAGGCCCTGCCCCACTTCGCGCACCTCTCGGCCGACGCCCGCACCCTCCTCGACCTGGGGCGCCGGGTCCTGGGGGCGAGCACACCCCGGGCCGTGCTGAGCGAGGTCCAGGCGGTCCTGGCCCGCTCCCTGCGCGTGACCGCCGTGGCCGTGCTGAGGGCGCCGTCGGCGGGCGCGGGCGCGGGCTGGGAAGTCCAGGAGGCGTGCGGGGACGACCGCGCCGACTGGGGCGCCCTCCCCGTCCCGGAGGCGACCGGCCCGGTCTACCTCGGGGTGGGCGGGTGGGCGCGTCCCCGGGCCGCCGCCCTGTTGCCCCTCGTGGGGCCGGGGGTGGGGCACTGGGCGACCCTGGCCGCCCTGGCGGAACCCGGCACCGTCTGGGACGCCGGGGCCCGCGCCCAGCTCGAGGCCGTGGCCGCCCTGGTGAACTCGGCCCTGCGGCTATGCCTGGAGACGGGGGAGCGCGTGCGGGCCCAGCAGGAGTTGCAGGCCCTGAACGCCGAACTCGAACGGCGGGTGCAGCGCCGCACCGAGGCCCTCGCGCGGGCGGGGGCCGAGCACGAGACCCTGAATGAACTGTCGCGGCGGCTGGAGCGCGCCCGTGGCGTCGCCGGGCTGCTCGCGGTCAGCCTCCCGGTGCTCGCCCGGCTGGCGGGCACGAACGCCTGCGCGGCGTGGCTGCCGGGTCGCGGCGGGGCGCCCGCCTGCTTCCGGGCGGACGGCACGCCGGGCACGCTCCCCGACCCCGGGCACCCGGCGGACCTGCCCCTTCACCTGGAGGCGGGCGGCGAGGAGGTCACCCTCCACCCCTTCGACGAGGCGGGGCGTCCGCCGGGACCGGGCGAGGCGAGCCCGCTGCTGCCCACCGCCGTGGGGTCGGTCACGCTGACGCTCTCGCGCCTGCTGTACCTGGAGGCGCTGGAAGCCGCCGCCCTGACCGACGAGGACACCGGGCTGGGCAACCGCCAGGCGTTCCTCGCCGACCTCACGGGCGAGGTGGCCTACAGCGCCCGGCACGGGACGGGGTTCGGCCTGGCCCTCGTGGAGATCGCCAATATCCGCTCGCTGAACGCCACGGTAGGCTACGCGGGTGGCAACGACATGATCCTGAGACTCGCCGCCACGCTGCGTGAGACGCGCCGGGCCGAGGACCGGGTCTACCGGCTCAACGGCGCGACCTTCGCGGTGCTGCTGCGCTTTCCCCCGCAGGCGGCCCCCACCCCCGCGCAGGCCCTGGAGGGCTGGCGGGAGCGGCTGCGTCCCGTGCTGGCGGGACTGGCGCGCCACGCCCCCTTCCCGCTGGAGCTGTGCACCTCGCAGGTGAGCTGCCCGGAGGACGCCCACACCACCTCGGACCTGCTGAGGCTGGCCCTCGACCGCCTCGCGCCCGGGCTGCCCGGCGCCCCGCACGAAGGGAGGCCCCGTGCCCCGCAGGGATGA
- a CDS encoding diguanylate cyclase: MPRRDDPALPEGAPAGTSAPLPGGTDLAGHAARCAALIAGGHDADLVEAARAYAAAARGAGEDAREMQALSLLAAAAQRCGQFHAAVEAQGREVELRARDGDRVGQAECLNNIGMLWSNLGAHAEALAALYQCQQLGEQYLEVPGELRAACSVNIGHTFLTLGQAAQALPFLETGLETARCCGDLETELGALGMLGLAAKDLGDHDRATETLLRAIERARRHSLTQHLTDLYDDLGQVHLERGNGAGAETMFRQSLFWAEEAGDVQGRVGALLSLGRLGFRRGEADAAGASLRAALDLASAHELHASRLTILETLFTGLEALGREGEAYPHLRAFRDLERRLFTEESERQARSLTARFEAERARREAEVYRQIGDASQHARLQAEEIVRVRSAELEAVQIEIVTRLGMAAEYRDDRTGQHTRRVGELSAWLAQTLGLPPEEVDLLRWAARLHDIGKIGVGDDVLLKDGRYTPEEFERMKLHTVIGAKVLEGSTSKLLRMAEEIALTHHERWDGSGYPRGLSGTAIPVTGRIVAVADVFDALTSERPYKEAWPVEDALAEIRRLAGVQFDAEIVDRLFALVASNQTSLAPLLSPRALPPVQVPRPAPLSPEHQEGQELLERAWAIRQSDPKTGAGLAERALELARAAANEGMLGAASRTLGFYRFVEGAYEEALGHLSQGLDLAVLTGDRLLQADCANLIAGVYNSLNDPEKATDHLAVVLRIAREEGDRLREAHCLHNLAKLSYQARDLDKARQLVEESLALYRTLGELGAQAQALNTQANIAFDRGEIELASRSAQAAVDAAEQSRHLPVMNLALATAGKAAARLGDLEMGKALLTRAIGDAGAEGLASHAAWHHFELGGVLHRAGDLAQARRSYETALAQARELEVRDLQMQVYLGLSELCALQGRHQEAFELYRRHHEVERELFDDKVALRTRALMTQLDVERAKAEARIYRLRTIELASANEALERVNSEKSNLVNMLEEQSRLLERQLSEDGLTGLFNRRHIEGLLQHEFLQSRVQGRPLCVAMADVDHFKGINDRFSHLVGDQVLRTIAGLFREAVRPTDAVGRYGGEEFLLVFPGTELSHGQRLCERVRELVHAFDWSRIHPHLRVTLSIGVAAAAQVPNHERLISVADERLYQAKHSGRDRVCAGPS; the protein is encoded by the coding sequence GTGCCCCGCAGGGATGACCCGGCCCTCCCGGAAGGGGCCCCGGCGGGGACGTCCGCGCCCCTTCCGGGGGGCACCGACCTCGCCGGGCACGCGGCCCGCTGCGCGGCACTCATCGCCGGGGGACACGACGCCGACCTCGTGGAGGCGGCCCGGGCCTACGCGGCGGCGGCGCGGGGCGCGGGCGAGGACGCCCGGGAGATGCAGGCCCTCTCCCTGCTCGCCGCCGCCGCCCAGCGTTGCGGGCAATTTCACGCGGCGGTCGAGGCGCAGGGGCGCGAGGTGGAGCTGCGGGCCCGGGACGGCGACCGGGTGGGACAGGCGGAGTGCCTGAACAACATCGGGATGCTGTGGTCGAACCTGGGAGCGCACGCCGAGGCGCTCGCGGCGCTGTACCAGTGCCAGCAGCTCGGCGAGCAGTACCTGGAGGTGCCGGGTGAGCTGCGCGCGGCGTGCAGCGTGAATATCGGCCACACCTTCCTCACGCTCGGCCAGGCCGCGCAGGCCCTCCCTTTCCTGGAGACCGGCCTGGAGACCGCGCGGTGCTGCGGCGACCTGGAGACGGAGCTGGGCGCCCTGGGGATGCTGGGGCTGGCCGCCAAGGACCTCGGCGACCATGACCGGGCGACCGAGACCCTGCTGCGCGCCATCGAGCGGGCGCGGCGGCACAGCCTCACCCAGCACCTCACCGACCTGTACGACGACCTGGGGCAGGTGCACCTGGAGCGCGGGAACGGGGCAGGGGCGGAGACGATGTTTCGCCAGTCGCTGTTCTGGGCCGAGGAGGCCGGGGACGTGCAGGGCCGGGTGGGCGCCCTGCTCAGCCTGGGGCGGCTGGGCTTCCGGCGGGGAGAGGCGGACGCCGCCGGGGCCAGCCTGCGCGCAGCCCTCGACCTGGCCTCGGCCCACGAGCTGCACGCCTCCCGGCTCACGATCCTGGAGACGCTCTTTACCGGGCTGGAGGCGCTGGGGCGCGAGGGCGAGGCGTACCCGCACCTGCGCGCCTTCCGGGACCTGGAGCGCCGGCTCTTTACCGAGGAGAGCGAGCGGCAGGCCCGGTCGCTGACGGCCCGCTTCGAGGCGGAGCGGGCCCGGCGCGAGGCCGAGGTGTACCGGCAAATCGGGGACGCCTCCCAGCACGCCCGGTTGCAGGCCGAGGAGATCGTGCGGGTGCGCAGCGCCGAGCTGGAGGCCGTGCAGATCGAGATCGTGACCCGGCTCGGCATGGCCGCCGAGTACCGCGACGACCGCACCGGGCAGCACACCCGCCGGGTGGGGGAACTCAGCGCGTGGCTCGCGCAGACGCTGGGCCTCCCGCCCGAGGAGGTGGACCTGCTGCGCTGGGCGGCGCGGCTGCACGACATCGGCAAGATCGGGGTGGGCGACGACGTGTTGCTCAAGGACGGGCGCTACACCCCCGAGGAGTTCGAGCGCATGAAGCTGCACACGGTCATCGGGGCCAAGGTGCTGGAGGGCAGCACGTCGAAACTGCTGCGCATGGCCGAGGAGATCGCCCTGACGCACCACGAGCGTTGGGACGGCAGCGGCTACCCGCGCGGGCTCAGCGGCACGGCCATCCCCGTCACCGGGCGGATCGTGGCGGTCGCCGACGTCTTCGACGCCCTCACGAGCGAGCGGCCCTACAAGGAGGCCTGGCCGGTGGAGGACGCGCTGGCCGAGATTCGGCGCCTCGCGGGGGTGCAGTTCGACGCGGAGATCGTGGACCGGCTGTTCGCGCTCGTCGCCAGCAACCAGACGTCGCTCGCCCCCTTGCTCTCGCCCCGGGCCCTGCCCCCCGTCCAGGTCCCCCGGCCCGCCCCCCTCTCCCCGGAACACCAGGAGGGCCAGGAGCTGCTGGAGCGGGCGTGGGCCATCCGGCAAAGCGACCCGAAGACCGGCGCGGGGCTCGCCGAACGGGCGTTGGAACTCGCCCGCGCGGCGGCGAACGAGGGGATGCTGGGCGCCGCCTCCCGCACCCTGGGCTTTTACCGGTTCGTGGAGGGCGCGTACGAGGAGGCGCTGGGCCACCTCTCGCAGGGGCTCGACCTCGCCGTGCTGACGGGCGACCGGCTCCTCCAGGCGGACTGCGCCAACCTGATCGCGGGCGTGTACAACAGCCTGAACGACCCCGAAAAGGCCACCGACCACCTCGCCGTCGTGCTGCGGATCGCGCGCGAGGAGGGCGACCGGTTGCGGGAGGCCCACTGCCTGCACAACCTCGCGAAACTGAGCTACCAGGCCCGCGACCTCGACAAGGCCCGGCAACTCGTCGAGGAAAGCCTGGCCCTCTACCGCACGCTGGGGGAACTGGGCGCGCAGGCCCAGGCGCTCAACACCCAGGCGAACATCGCCTTCGACCGGGGGGAGATCGAGCTGGCCTCCCGCTCGGCGCAGGCCGCCGTGGACGCCGCCGAGCAGTCGCGCCACCTCCCGGTCATGAACCTCGCGCTGGCGACCGCAGGCAAGGCGGCGGCCCGCCTCGGGGACCTGGAGATGGGCAAGGCCCTGCTCACGCGCGCCATCGGGGACGCCGGGGCGGAGGGCCTGGCCTCCCACGCGGCCTGGCACCACTTCGAGCTGGGCGGCGTCCTCCACCGGGCCGGGGACCTCGCCCAGGCCCGCCGGTCGTACGAGACGGCGCTCGCGCAGGCGCGGGAACTGGAGGTGCGCGACCTGCAAATGCAGGTCTACCTGGGGCTTTCCGAGCTGTGTGCCCTGCAAGGCCGCCACCAGGAGGCCTTCGAGCTGTACCGCCGCCACCACGAGGTCGAGCGTGAGCTGTTCGACGACAAGGTGGCGCTGAGGACCCGCGCCCTGATGACGCAGCTCGACGTGGAGCGGGCGAAGGCCGAGGCGCGGATCTACCGCCTGAGGACCATCGAGCTGGCGAGCGCGAACGAGGCGCTGGAGCGGGTCAACAGCGAAAAGAGCAATCTGGTGAACATGCTGGAGGAGCAGTCCCGGCTGCTGGAGCGGCAACTGTCCGAAGACGGCCTCACCGGGCTGTTCAACCGCCGCCACATCGAGGGCCTGCTGCAACACGAGTTCCTCCAGAGCCGGGTCCAGGGGCGGCCGCTGTGCGTGGCGATGGCCGACGTGGACCACTTCAAGGGGATCAACGACCGGTTTTCCCACCTCGTCGGGGATCAGGTGCTGCGCACCATCGCGGGGCTGTTCCGGGAGGCGGTGCGGCCCACGGACGCCGTCGGCCGCTACGGCGGGGAGGAATTCCTGCTGGTGTTCCCCGGCACCGAGCTGAGCCACGGCCAGCGCCTCTGCGAGCGGGTCCGGGAACTCGTCCACGCCTTCGACTGGTCGCGGATTCACCCCCACCTGAGGGTCACCCTCTCCATCGGCGTCGCCGCCGCCGCGCAGGTGCCCAACCACGAGCGGCTGATCTCGGTCGCCGACGAGCGGCTCTACCAGGCCAAGCATTCCGGTCGGGACAGGGTCTGCGCCGGTCCGTCCTGA
- a CDS encoding metallophosphoesterase family protein: MRVLILSDTHGLLRPEVLALVRGADAVLHAGDVGRAEVLAALWEAAPGPVHAVRGNVDRVPPLSELPETLLVELEGVGIYLLHDLNDLDLSPEAAGIRVVVSGHTHRPRLEERGGVTYLNPGSVGPRRFSLPVACAWLHPDGTGGVRAEPLTLG, encoded by the coding sequence ATGCGCGTCCTCATCCTCTCCGACACCCACGGCCTGCTGCGCCCGGAGGTGCTGGCCCTGGTGCGGGGGGCGGACGCCGTGCTGCACGCGGGCGACGTGGGCAGGGCGGAGGTGTTGGCGGCTTTGTGGGAGGCCGCCCCCGGTCCCGTCCATGCGGTGCGGGGAAACGTGGACCGCGTGCCGCCCCTCTCCGAGTTGCCGGAAACGCTGCTCGTCGAGCTTGAGGGGGTCGGCATTTACCTCCTGCACGACCTGAACGACCTCGACCTGTCCCCCGAGGCGGCGGGCATCCGGGTGGTGGTCAGCGGGCACACCCACCGGCCGAGGCTGGAGGAGCGGGGCGGCGTGACGTACCTGAATCCCGGCTCGGTCGGCCCGCGCCGCTTCTCGCTGCCGGTGGCGTGCGCGTGGCTGCATCCGGACGGAACAGGCGGAGTGAGGGCCGAGCCGCTGACCCTGGGGTAG
- a CDS encoding citrate/2-methylcitrate synthase yields MTNIAKGLEGVLFTESRLTFINGTEGILTHLGIPIQEWAESSSFEELSLALLDGKLPTGAELAAFDAELRANRALTPQLLEVIAAMPRGVHPMQALRTAVSYLGLLDPQAEETTEEARRAISVRMIAQFATVIAAIHRAQQGQEAVAPRQDLTHAGNFLYMLTGREPSPEQARLFDIALVLHADHGMNASTFTAIATSSTLSDMYSCITSAIGALKGPLHGGANEAVMDMLDEIGTPDKAAEYITGKLDRKEKIMGVGHRVYKYFDPRSRVLRDYAEHVANKEGKSRYYQILETIEKTVVDRLGSKGIYPNVDFYSGTVYSDLGIEKEYFTPIFALARISGWCASVIEYTRDNRLLRPDAVYTGASDQHYVPIEQRGEQELQRAEG; encoded by the coding sequence GGAGGGCATCCTCACGCACCTGGGCATTCCGATCCAGGAGTGGGCGGAGAGCAGCTCCTTCGAGGAACTGTCCCTCGCCCTGCTCGACGGCAAGCTCCCCACGGGCGCCGAGCTTGCGGCCTTCGACGCCGAACTCAGGGCGAACCGCGCCCTGACCCCGCAACTCCTGGAGGTCATCGCCGCGATGCCCCGGGGCGTCCACCCCATGCAGGCGCTGCGCACCGCCGTCTCGTACCTCGGCCTGCTCGACCCTCAGGCGGAGGAGACGACGGAAGAGGCCCGCCGCGCGATATCGGTGCGGATGATCGCCCAGTTCGCCACCGTGATCGCGGCGATCCACCGGGCACAGCAGGGCCAGGAGGCAGTGGCTCCCCGGCAGGACCTCACCCACGCCGGGAACTTCCTGTACATGCTGACGGGCAGGGAGCCCAGCCCCGAGCAGGCCCGGCTCTTCGACATCGCCCTCGTGCTGCACGCCGACCACGGCATGAACGCGAGCACCTTCACGGCGATTGCCACGAGCAGCACCCTCAGCGACATGTACTCCTGCATCACGTCGGCCATCGGGGCGCTCAAGGGCCCGCTGCACGGCGGCGCCAACGAGGCCGTTATGGACATGCTCGACGAGATCGGCACGCCCGACAAGGCCGCCGAGTACATCACCGGCAAGCTCGACCGCAAGGAAAAGATCATGGGCGTGGGGCACCGCGTCTACAAGTACTTCGACCCGCGCTCCCGGGTGCTGCGCGACTACGCCGAACACGTCGCCAACAAGGAGGGCAAGAGCCGCTACTACCAGATTCTCGAAACCATCGAGAAGACGGTGGTGGACCGTCTCGGCTCCAAGGGCATCTACCCCAACGTGGACTTCTACTCGGGCACGGTGTACTCCGACCTGGGCATCGAGAAGGAGTACTTCACCCCGATCTTCGCCCTGGCCCGCATCAGCGGCTGGTGCGCCTCGGTGATCGAGTACACGCGCGACAACCGCCTGCTGCGCCCCGACGCGGTGTACACGGGCGCGAGCGACCAGCATTACGTGCCCATCGAGCAGCGCGGCGAGCAGGAGTTGCAGCGGGCTGAAGGCTGA
- a CDS encoding outer membrane protein assembly factor BamB family protein: MRKTLSLTLVLLPLTVSAALAQPAGTAPQVTPLGDLKVVSSVAVTEGGDLIFVGSDAHVHRTDAGGTEQWNFAVGDLGRAHPVVTPQGTVIAASYDDQVYALDPTGKLLWKTKLDGDLFASPALRPDGSVIVATAGGTVYALSPQGQIVWTFKVGSPVFSSPAVAADGTIYFGGQNNSLHALTPDGRLKWAFRAGSTVFSSPALDAQGNVYFGSSDRRVYSVAPDGKLRWVRPTGLFVNASPIVTSGNLVVVGSYDGNVYAVKTSGEDAWVYPAGAPVAASAAELSDGTLVVGDLNGTVHAVGPTGQGLWKIETGKKIDTPIAVSDQGTLYFSGEGGALSAIQKQRPLADGPWTSFRNVPTGWGRMLTATEAGARTAAKRAAATAVLAGGPARPGTPTPIPPTPVSPPTPPAPVTPPPAPTLTPEQYAQAAVRSARTLDGQVYLPLRELTGALGTPIRLLTPRTATLTLPLGSGVQAALSGVPVPVRYVNRAPFVPLAALAELPGVTLAARRAAGVAVTLAGRTVTLPLNVPALTPLRGQPEYPALIRRGG, from the coding sequence ATGAGGAAAACCCTCTCACTCACTCTCGTCCTGCTCCCCCTCACCGTTTCCGCCGCCCTCGCCCAGCCTGCCGGGACGGCGCCGCAGGTCACCCCGCTGGGCGACCTCAAGGTGGTGTCGAGCGTCGCCGTCACCGAGGGCGGCGACCTGATCTTCGTGGGCTCCGACGCCCATGTCCACCGCACCGACGCGGGCGGCACCGAGCAATGGAACTTCGCGGTCGGCGACCTGGGCCGCGCCCACCCGGTCGTGACCCCGCAGGGCACCGTGATCGCCGCCTCGTACGACGATCAGGTGTACGCCCTCGACCCCACGGGCAAGCTGCTGTGGAAGACCAAGCTCGACGGCGACCTCTTTGCCAGCCCCGCCCTGCGCCCCGACGGCAGCGTGATCGTCGCCACGGCGGGGGGCACCGTGTACGCGCTCTCGCCTCAGGGCCAGATCGTCTGGACCTTCAAGGTGGGCTCACCCGTGTTCAGCAGCCCGGCGGTCGCGGCGGACGGCACGATCTACTTCGGCGGGCAGAACAACTCGCTCCACGCCCTGACCCCCGACGGCAGGCTGAAGTGGGCCTTTCGCGCCGGGTCGACCGTCTTCAGCAGCCCCGCGCTCGACGCCCAGGGCAACGTCTACTTCGGCTCCAGCGACCGCCGCGTGTACTCGGTCGCCCCCGACGGCAAGCTGCGCTGGGTGCGCCCGACCGGCCTCTTCGTGAACGCCAGCCCCATCGTGACGAGCGGGAACCTCGTGGTCGTCGGCAGCTACGACGGCAACGTGTACGCGGTGAAGACGAGCGGCGAGGACGCCTGGGTCTACCCGGCGGGAGCCCCGGTCGCCGCGTCCGCCGCCGAACTCAGCGACGGGACGCTGGTGGTGGGTGACCTGAACGGCACCGTCCACGCCGTCGGCCCCACCGGGCAGGGCCTGTGGAAGATCGAGACCGGCAAGAAGATCGACACGCCCATCGCCGTGAGCGACCAGGGCACCCTGTACTTCTCGGGGGAGGGCGGGGCCCTCAGCGCCATCCAGAAGCAGCGCCCCCTCGCCGACGGCCCCTGGACGAGCTTCCGCAACGTGCCGACCGGGTGGGGCCGGATGCTGACGGCCACCGAGGCCGGGGCCCGCACCGCCGCCAAGCGGGCCGCCGCGACCGCCGTGCTCGCCGGGGGGCCCGCGCGTCCGGGCACGCCCACCCCTATTCCGCCCACTCCGGTGAGTCCGCCCACGCCGCCCGCCCCCGTGACCCCGCCGCCTGCGCCCACCCTCACGCCCGAGCAGTACGCGCAGGCGGCCGTGCGGAGTGCCCGCACCCTCGACGGCCAGGTGTATCTGCCTCTGCGGGAGCTGACGGGCGCCCTGGGCACCCCGATCCGGCTTCTGACCCCGCGCACCGCGACGCTGACGCTGCCCCTGGGAAGCGGCGTTCAGGCCGCGCTGTCGGGCGTGCCCGTGCCCGTGCGTTACGTGAACCGCGCGCCCTTCGTGCCGCTCGCCGCGCTGGCCGAGTTGCCCGGCGTCACGCTCGCCGCCCGCCGCGCCGCCGGGGTGGCCGTCACTCTCGCGGGGCGCACCGTCACCCTGCCCCTGAACGTGCCCGCGCTCACCCCCCTGCGCGGACAGCCGGAGTACCCGGCGCTGATTCGCCGGGGAGGCTGA